TCGTTTTTTATCTTATTAACTGATCATAAATGAGTAATAATAAGGGAGGCAATGAAAACCTCGAATGGCTCTTATTGGGTTTGCTTATTGCATTCCCAATAATTGGGCTATTTTGGGGTGGTATTTATACTTATAATAAATTTGACAACATAATAGTAATAATTATTGGAGCACTATTTGGTGGATTCATTGGATTGCTTTTGGGTTACCATATCGCAATTAGATTAGAGTCGTTTTTTGAAGTACGTGCAGAAAATGCAAGAAGAACCTACAAAAGCAATAAATCGCAAGAAGAAAAAAGTCAGTCATCATCTAATTCAGCAGGAACGAACAAATCAGGCGATTCTAAAAAAAGCACAGATGATTCACAGAATGATAACCGGAAAGACTATTCAGGTTCATCGAGTTCTTCGAGTGGCAAGCAACAATCACAAGAAAAGAAAGATTCAACGAATACTTGGAGCGCAAACAGCACCAATCTTTATCAAAAATACTATACCTTGCTTGAATCCCGCCCGCAAGACGATTTTGATGCAATAAAACGAAATTACCGCCGACTTGTGAGAGAGTTTCATCCTGACCACTTGGGAACAAACGCATCGGATGCAATGCACAAATACGCCAAAGAAATGAGCCAGAAGATTAACGAAGCCTATGAAATAATAAAGAAACAGCGCGGCATTAAGTAGAGACAAATAGAAAAATAACGATAAATTCAGGGGCTTCCCTCATTGGGTCAGGCTGTCCGAGACTTCGCCTTCACTCCGGTCATTCTGACGCCTCGCTTGCACTCGGCTCTCTCCCATCCTTAAGCCGTTAAACCCT
This genomic interval from Saprospiraceae bacterium contains the following:
- a CDS encoding DnaJ domain-containing protein, with product MSNNKGGNENLEWLLLGLLIAFPIIGLFWGGIYTYNKFDNIIVIIIGALFGGFIGLLLGYHIAIRLESFFEVRAENARRTYKSNKSQEEKSQSSSNSAGTNKSGDSKKSTDDSQNDNRKDYSGSSSSSSGKQQSQEKKDSTNTWSANSTNLYQKYYTLLESRPQDDFDAIKRNYRRLVREFHPDHLGTNASDAMHKYAKEMSQKINEAYEIIKKQRGIK